Proteins encoded by one window of Cylindrospermum stagnale PCC 7417:
- a CDS encoding IS4 family transposase has translation MSKPRKKQGNPDFRHRVNVPAPASEEIESRLFELVSPGTFTNLKEVKDKERSLRSRVLTLPVMAAIVLSIVYRQVQHLTDVLRILEVEGLMWVEATKVSKQALSQRLNSLPAHLFAKLLEQVIECLAAKRSVRELAPAWASVSEKFPAIWIGDASTLEAMKKHFGQLQEKTGAVLAGKMLMVVEAFTHTPVAVWYDADVKRNETRWWQALLERLPSGGLLVVDMGFYGFEWFDSLTTANKYVLTRQKEKVRYKVARVLSDGSHYKDEIIQMGWHHTNPCRHPMRQVSVLWGKTWYHYLTNVLDPQQLSAQEVCELYRRRWRIEDAFLLTKRLLGLSYLWVGGTNGVQMQIYATWIFYAVLNDLCADVAVALQQPIERISVEMVFRSFYFFHRALLRNPGLQLIPWLVEHHRSMGLVKAVRQRHRRTAARSLDIWADALT, from the coding sequence ATGAGTAAACCACGGAAAAAGCAAGGGAATCCAGATTTTCGCCATCGAGTCAACGTACCGGCTCCGGCAAGTGAAGAGATAGAATCAAGGTTGTTTGAGTTGGTAAGTCCAGGCACATTTACCAACCTCAAAGAAGTAAAAGATAAAGAACGGAGCTTGCGCTCACGAGTACTGACCCTACCAGTAATGGCAGCAATAGTGTTGAGTATAGTGTATAGACAAGTACAGCACTTAACAGATGTATTGCGAATCCTAGAAGTAGAAGGATTGATGTGGGTAGAGGCAACGAAAGTGAGTAAGCAAGCTTTGTCTCAAAGACTCAACAGCCTACCGGCTCATCTATTTGCCAAACTGTTAGAGCAGGTCATAGAGTGCCTAGCAGCTAAAAGGAGTGTAAGGGAATTAGCCCCAGCCTGGGCATCAGTGTCCGAGAAATTTCCCGCCATTTGGATTGGAGACGCCTCGACACTCGAAGCCATGAAAAAACACTTCGGACAACTGCAAGAAAAAACAGGTGCGGTGTTGGCAGGAAAAATGCTGATGGTGGTTGAAGCTTTCACTCACACTCCCGTGGCAGTTTGGTATGATGCCGATGTCAAACGAAATGAGACTCGTTGGTGGCAAGCACTGTTAGAACGTTTACCTTCAGGCGGTTTACTCGTAGTAGACATGGGATTTTATGGTTTTGAATGGTTTGATTCTCTGACTACAGCTAATAAGTATGTGCTGACACGCCAAAAGGAAAAGGTGAGATATAAGGTAGCACGTGTACTTTCTGACGGCTCTCACTACAAAGACGAAATTATTCAAATGGGATGGCATCACACCAACCCATGTCGCCATCCCATGCGCCAAGTTTCCGTATTGTGGGGCAAGACTTGGTATCATTACTTGACTAATGTTCTTGACCCACAACAACTTTCGGCACAGGAAGTTTGCGAATTATACCGTCGACGCTGGCGCATTGAGGATGCATTTTTATTGACTAAGCGTTTATTGGGATTGTCCTATCTGTGGGTTGGTGGCACTAATGGTGTGCAGATGCAAATATATGCTACTTGGATTTTCTACGCTGTTCTTAATGACTTGTGTGCCGATGTCGCAGTAGCTTTACAACAGCCAATTGAGCGCATTTCTGTAGAAATGGTTTTTCGCAGTTTCTATTTTTTCCACCGCGCACTTTTACGTAACCCTGGGTTACAACTTATTCCTTGGCTCGTAGAACATCATCGTTCGATGGGGTTGGTCAAAGCCGTCCGTCAACGTCACCGACGAACGGCTGCTCGGTCACTTGACATCTGGGCTGATGCCTTAACTTGA
- a CDS encoding type II toxin-antitoxin system HicB family antitoxin — protein sequence MSKLKYQMVIQWSEEDNCFLVGFPDFPGQRWRTHGDTYELAVANGIEALDSLIIAYEAAGDALPEATVCHAA from the coding sequence ATGAGTAAACTCAAGTACCAAATGGTTATTCAGTGGTCAGAGGAAGATAATTGCTTCTTGGTAGGATTCCCTGATTTTCCAGGACAACGCTGGCGCACTCATGGGGATACTTACGAATTAGCCGTAGCGAATGGAATTGAAGCCTTAGACTCTCTAATTATTGCTTACGAAGCTGCGGGTGATGCGCTTCCAGAAGCAACAGTTTGTCATGCAGCATAG